From Streptosporangiales bacterium, a single genomic window includes:
- a CDS encoding PQQ-binding-like beta-propeller repeat protein, giving the protein MTWRRSLLGGTLAVVVGVGAGSAVSFLTATDEQPPADEVVKVAGARSDSARGVLGGPATRAQLRPASPMAVEPSGDLLIAQSTRIVEVGRSGRLRLWPAPAGEDVPIPRRLVATGDGRVLGQGHDDLFSYERRSGAVRSVLTSETVGTMYDLAVAADGTVYVATDDNRVYALDAGAVRAGRVGDNDLRVVAGTGAAGFAGDGGPATEAMLDEPSALTVTGDGTVYVADSGNRRIRAIDPDGTIDTVAGGPLDPACATGSAVDSYVGPVTAMLARPDGSVLVAETRSREQLGFRGQVRLRVLRADGGLAELDPGFLPSQALTTDAAGNAYASAMGTGEVYRIPSSAAGRVTPGACREVVAPGQVDDVTRLTEAPALHVASLGRERFAYATDEAVYVSSGGRGRRVFEPPADAEIGGIAPAGDQLLVWCGYSGGDPDGAVLFLVDRRGDVEPLVTSNAGESFDTGLPLRGEGVSGAAYDARDRTVVFSSGSETFRLDGTKLDRLPWDGDFSALVRGEGDQWYGLRPTGSESGVYRLSGDGAEPEPVITRRSSAVLPPYQVVPTLSGNPDDRPDVGVTDFGVAGDGTVYALPQGDLAGLLLRVRPTGGTDVAAGDGTAGPIGGGVDADPGTGSIGRPVDVAVDGDTVYLAGAAGVVRVRMSADE; this is encoded by the coding sequence GTGACCTGGCGCCGATCTCTGCTCGGGGGCACGCTGGCGGTCGTCGTCGGCGTGGGTGCGGGGTCGGCCGTCTCCTTCCTCACGGCGACGGACGAGCAGCCGCCCGCCGACGAGGTCGTCAAGGTCGCGGGCGCGAGGTCCGACTCGGCACGCGGGGTGCTCGGCGGGCCCGCCACGCGCGCGCAGCTGCGGCCGGCCTCGCCCATGGCGGTCGAGCCGTCGGGTGACCTGCTGATCGCGCAGTCGACTCGCATCGTCGAGGTCGGTCGCAGCGGCCGCCTGCGCCTCTGGCCGGCACCCGCCGGTGAGGACGTGCCGATACCCCGGCGTCTCGTCGCCACCGGCGACGGGCGGGTGCTCGGCCAGGGCCACGACGACCTCTTCAGTTACGAACGGCGGTCGGGCGCGGTCCGCAGTGTGCTGACCAGCGAGACCGTCGGCACCATGTACGACCTCGCCGTCGCAGCCGACGGCACCGTCTACGTCGCGACCGACGACAACCGCGTCTACGCCCTCGACGCCGGCGCCGTGCGGGCCGGCCGGGTGGGCGACAACGACCTGCGGGTGGTGGCCGGCACCGGCGCGGCCGGGTTCGCCGGTGACGGCGGGCCCGCGACGGAGGCCATGCTGGACGAGCCGAGCGCCCTCACCGTGACCGGAGACGGCACCGTCTACGTCGCCGACAGCGGCAACCGTCGCATCCGCGCGATCGACCCCGACGGCACCATCGACACCGTGGCCGGCGGACCACTCGATCCCGCCTGCGCGACCGGCAGCGCGGTCGACTCGTACGTGGGACCCGTTACCGCGATGCTGGCCAGGCCCGACGGCTCGGTCCTGGTGGCCGAGACCAGGTCGAGGGAGCAGCTCGGATTCCGGGGGCAGGTACGGCTGCGGGTGCTGCGGGCGGACGGCGGCCTGGCCGAGCTCGATCCCGGCTTCCTGCCGTCGCAGGCCCTCACCACCGACGCCGCCGGCAACGCGTACGCGTCCGCCATGGGTACCGGCGAGGTCTACCGCATCCCGTCGAGCGCGGCAGGACGCGTGACTCCCGGCGCGTGCCGTGAGGTCGTCGCTCCCGGCCAGGTCGACGACGTGACCCGGCTGACCGAGGCGCCGGCACTGCACGTGGCGTCGCTCGGTCGCGAGAGATTCGCATACGCCACCGACGAGGCCGTGTACGTCTCCTCCGGCGGGCGCGGCCGCCGGGTGTTCGAGCCGCCGGCGGACGCCGAGATCGGCGGCATCGCCCCGGCAGGTGACCAACTGCTCGTGTGGTGCGGGTACTCCGGGGGAGATCCGGACGGCGCCGTGCTCTTCCTCGTGGACCGGCGCGGCGACGTCGAACCGCTGGTCACGAGCAATGCGGGCGAGTCGTTCGACACCGGGCTCCCGCTCCGCGGCGAGGGAGTCTCGGGGGCGGCATACGACGCCCGCGATCGCACCGTCGTGTTCTCGTCGGGATCCGAGACGTTCCGGCTCGACGGCACGAAGCTCGACCGGCTCCCGTGGGACGGGGACTTCAGCGCACTCGTCCGGGGTGAGGGCGACCAGTGGTACGGACTCCGCCCCACCGGCTCCGAGAGCGGGGTGTACCGGCTGTCCGGTGACGGGGCCGAGCCCGAGCCGGTGATCACCCGGCGCAGCAGTGCGGTGCTACCGCCGTACCAGGTCGTCCCCACGCTGTCCGGCAACCCCGACGACCGTCCTGACGTCGGCGTCACCGACTTCGGCGTCGCGGGAGACGGCACGGTGTACGCCCTGCCACAAGGGGACCTGGCCGGCCTGCTGCTGCGGGTGCGACCCACCGGTGGCACCGACGTCGCGGCCGGCGACGGCACGGCCGGCCCGATCGGCGGGGGAGTGGACGCCGATCCCGGCACCGGCAGCATCGGGCGCCCCGTCGACGTGGCCGTCGACGGTGACACGGTCTATCTCGCGGGCGCCGCCGGCGTCGTCCGGGTGCGGATGTCGGCCGATGAGTGA